The genomic segment TTGACTGTATTTTTATCAAAACAAAAGTTAGTTGAAGATGTGCCTGATAAATAAAGGATTCTTCTATTGGCTTAAAGTTTTGTTATTGTTCTACACAAACTAATTCGTGATTGACGGAGCAAAGTTGTGAACCTTTTCCTGCCGTGAGTGTCACCACATCTTGAGTATAAGCGTCCCCCACAATTCCAGATTCGGTAGGAGAGTTTGTTGTCCACTTTTTACAAGTTCCGTTGGCACTCGTTGTCCAATCCGGATTAAGCCCCGTCCAATGATCCGAAGTTAAGGCAGTGATGGGTGTAGAGATACCTGTAAATAATCCATTTGCGTTTGCGGTCTCAATCCCTATGCCGTTGTCTCGAACGTAAGATTGGTTCGCTTTAAAAACCCAATCGATTTGTTTGTCTCCCAAATTTGTAGTATTACTGGCTCGTCGTGATTCCCCGTCGACTACCATGACCTTGAACCTGCCCGTACCAGGATAGTTTGGATCGGACTGGCAGTATGAATCAAAATTAGATGCCTTACCGATATTGGCAGGATAAGAGTTCTGTGTTATGTATACGATACAGTTGTTACACGATGGATAACAATGGATTTCAATTTCTTTTATGTCTTTATTGGAAATTTTTCCAATCGGGTTTACCAACTCGCAAAAGTTT from the Leptospira perdikensis genome contains:
- a CDS encoding DUF1554 domain-containing protein; this encodes MIERVFKKSRFDFDENKKYKSGSEVHSTIFIWLFSLGTLFNCDPSTMENICDTNSGSFSKTMAAKSILGDNSAHCTVSTKSGTSGFTIGGKVLGLTGSGLRLILNKETLLSLPAGSAEFSFPDKIPIGTDYEVNFVRQAQGNFCELVNPIGKISNKDIKEIEIHCYPSCNNCIVYITQNSYPANIGKASNFDSYCQSDPNYPGTGRFKVMVVDGESRRASNTTNLGDKQIDWVFKANQSYVRDNGIGIETANANGLFTGISTPITALTSDHWTGLNPDWTTSANGTCKKWTTNSPTESGIVGDAYTQDVVTLTAGKGSQLCSVNHELVCVEQ